A genomic region of Deltaproteobacteria bacterium contains the following coding sequences:
- a CDS encoding pentapeptide repeat-containing protein, whose product MPRMHDETPSPSGSDPAAPISQDEAVRMLRSGYVQTWNELRRTEPEWKPVLEGARIGGAQLGGIDLAGARLVRAYLVDAVLEGADLRHADLKHATLAAADLRRAHLEGAQLFHANAEGADLRGAHFAGAALRDAYLRGAILSGTDLSGLNLSWTQLAGARLDQANLAAANLEEADLSEAVLDGADLTNAILRGADLSGASLRGAKLEGADLSGANLDDADLSGADLTLAIGAPKA is encoded by the coding sequence ATGCCAAGGATGCACGACGAAACTCCATCCCCATCAGGGTCCGATCCCGCCGCGCCGATTTCGCAGGACGAGGCGGTCCGCATGTTGCGCAGCGGTTACGTGCAGACGTGGAACGAACTGCGGCGGACCGAGCCGGAATGGAAACCCGTGCTGGAAGGCGCGCGGATCGGCGGGGCGCAGCTCGGCGGCATCGATCTCGCCGGAGCACGGCTCGTTCGCGCTTACCTGGTGGACGCGGTGCTCGAAGGGGCGGACCTGCGACATGCGGACCTCAAGCACGCGACGCTCGCGGCGGCCGATCTGCGTCGCGCGCATCTCGAGGGCGCGCAGCTCTTTCACGCCAATGCCGAGGGAGCGGACCTTCGCGGTGCGCACTTCGCGGGCGCGGCGCTGCGCGACGCCTATCTGCGGGGCGCAATTCTCTCCGGGACGGATCTGTCGGGTCTGAACCTGAGTTGGACGCAGCTTGCCGGTGCGCGGCTCGATCAGGCGAATCTCGCGGCGGCGAACCTCGAAGAGGCGGATCTGTCCGAGGCGGTGCTCGACGGCGCGGACCTGACGAATGCGATCCTGCGCGGAGCGGATCTGTCGGGGGCGTCCCTGCGCGGCGCAAAGCTCGAAGGGGCTGACCTTTCCGGAGCGAATCTCGACGACGCGGATCTGTCCGGCGCGGATCTCACGCTCGCCATCGGCGCTCCGAAGGCGTGA
- a CDS encoding amidohydrolase family protein translates to MEILDFRVRPRTEWYYKDLYPTPIPEFRRYVEIYHTQHLITIKGFEESIVDMRAAGVTRGVIFSGDAGGNQIVADTCRQYPDAYVGLAGAKLDKGIRDCVETLRQAYDEFGLCGWNMGPYLSGIYAEDRRNYPGYALSEEKKKCVVIHSSVHYNPGKAIDFGDPKHIDQVAVDFPGLKLVMAHAGYGFGELGLMVANRHDNMFIDFTGLHPRYLPQQALTMINGPLKRKAIFGTNFPCLDFAIAEEWMKLVKDDAKPYFFYKNAARALGLE, encoded by the coding sequence ATGGAGATCCTGGATTTCCGCGTTCGTCCGCGGACCGAATGGTACTACAAAGACCTTTACCCCACGCCGATTCCCGAATTCCGCCGCTACGTCGAGATCTACCACACGCAACACCTCATCACGATCAAGGGCTTCGAGGAGTCCATCGTGGACATGAGAGCCGCGGGCGTGACGAGAGGCGTCATCTTCTCGGGCGACGCCGGCGGCAACCAAATCGTCGCCGATACCTGTCGCCAGTATCCTGACGCGTACGTGGGTCTCGCGGGCGCGAAGCTCGATAAGGGGATTCGCGACTGCGTCGAGACGCTGCGTCAGGCCTACGACGAATTCGGCCTTTGCGGATGGAACATGGGCCCCTACCTCAGCGGCATCTACGCCGAGGATCGGCGCAACTATCCCGGTTACGCCTTGAGCGAGGAAAAGAAGAAGTGCGTCGTCATTCACAGCAGCGTCCACTACAACCCGGGCAAGGCGATCGACTTCGGCGATCCGAAGCACATCGATCAGGTGGCGGTCGATTTCCCGGGCCTTAAACTGGTCATGGCGCACGCGGGGTACGGCTTCGGCGAACTCGGCCTCATGGTCGCGAACCGCCACGACAACATGTTTATCGATTTCACGGGTCTTCATCCGCGCTATCTGCCGCAGCAGGCCCTGACGATGATCAACGGTCCGCTGAAGCGCAAAGCCATCTTCGGAACGAATTTCCCCTGTCTGGATTTCGCCATCGCCGAGGAATGGATGAAGCTCGTGAAGGACGACGCGAAGCCGTATTTCTTCTACAAGAACGCGGCCCGCGCACTCGGCCTCGAGTAG